The proteins below are encoded in one region of Sphingobacterium sp. R2:
- a CDS encoding outer membrane beta-barrel protein produces the protein MKRILLSFILLGAICASAFAQGGVDTIHYRKVYYWGTTGMGFPIGKTKEILSPKFSGSIGLDISLKDPKFFVSPTLYTLSFKYKQPLIDPDFEYRIEDANTNFYTLSFSGGIRKQMRRLNMYGFAGPGIGLTSEPRARVLADQNLVKMESENRLNFSSKIGAGADYKFNGFFLGLELGYLHNFRKIQDIPVNIFTVMVGLKSDITQIGDKVIDVIGIDGSISGKKDKK, from the coding sequence ATGAAACGAATCCTATTAAGTTTTATTTTGCTTGGTGCTATTTGTGCTAGTGCTTTCGCTCAAGGGGGCGTTGACACGATACATTATAGAAAAGTATACTATTGGGGCACGACGGGCATGGGGTTTCCGATTGGAAAAACCAAAGAGATACTTTCGCCAAAATTTTCTGGAAGTATTGGCTTGGATATTTCCCTGAAAGATCCAAAGTTTTTTGTGTCTCCCACACTTTACACGCTTTCTTTTAAGTACAAACAACCATTGATTGATCCCGATTTCGAATATCGCATAGAAGATGCCAATACTAATTTTTATACTTTATCATTTTCTGGAGGTATTAGGAAACAGATGCGCCGACTAAACATGTATGGTTTTGCAGGGCCTGGTATTGGTCTGACAAGTGAGCCGAGAGCACGTGTACTTGCGGATCAGAATCTTGTTAAGATGGAGAGTGAAAATCGCCTGAATTTCTCCAGTAAAATAGGTGCCGGCGCAGACTACAAGTTTAATGGATTCTTTTTAGGTTTGGAGCTCGGCTATCTTCATAATTTTAGAAAAATACAGGATATCCCTGTCAATATATTCACCGTCATGGTGGGATTAAAATCCGATATTACGCAGATTGGAGACAAGGTCATTGATGTCATCGGTATAGATGGTTCCATCAGCGGAAAAAAAGACAAAAAGTAA
- a CDS encoding WbqC family protein, whose amino-acid sequence MESQLLLPACYLPPISYFHTIQEHNLPLIIEKYEHFQKQSYRTRARIASANGVQDLIVPIQHGNKDRVPMKDIRISYEFDWQRLHWLSIQTAYRSSAYFEYYEDEFIQFYEAKFDYLVDFNVAQLELILKSIKLKRAVNFTQEYVSAPTDTIDYRNAIHPKKESILANPKEYYQVFSDKNGFYPDLSIIDLLFNQGPQSKSYL is encoded by the coding sequence ATGGAATCGCAGTTATTACTTCCGGCATGTTATCTTCCACCGATATCTTACTTTCATACGATACAAGAGCATAATCTTCCTTTAATCATCGAGAAATATGAGCATTTTCAAAAGCAAAGTTATCGTACAAGGGCACGTATTGCTTCTGCGAATGGTGTGCAGGATTTGATTGTACCGATTCAACATGGCAATAAAGATCGTGTTCCGATGAAAGATATTCGTATAAGTTATGAGTTTGACTGGCAGCGTCTACATTGGCTAAGTATTCAGACTGCTTATCGTAGTTCTGCTTATTTTGAGTACTATGAAGATGAATTTATACAGTTTTACGAAGCAAAATTCGACTATCTTGTGGATTTTAATGTGGCGCAGTTGGAACTTATTCTTAAATCTATCAAGCTTAAGCGCGCTGTGAATTTTACACAAGAGTATGTGTCAGCTCCCACGGATACGATCGATTATCGTAATGCTATACATCCCAAAAAGGAAAGTATATTGGCTAATCCAAAAGAGTATTATCAAGTTTTTTCAGATAAGAATGGATTCTACCCGGATCTGAGTATAATCGATTTGCTCTTCAATCAAGGGCCACAATCGAAAAGTTATCTGTAA
- a CDS encoding lysophospholipid acyltransferase family protein, giving the protein MKQKALNALIYIISLLPYWFLYLISDGLYYILYYIIEYRKNIVFQNLKNAFPEKTDKERLLIAKKFYRFFPDLIVESIKLKTITAKEVKKRMILENAEELTRHLEAGKNVIGVTSHYGNWELGIHRLSLITNFPTLIVYKPLNNKDIDKVYNGMRGRFGAEMVPMKQILRHIVKLKGQPNVSILVADQTPLYSDSDYFINWLNQETLVYTGAERLSRISKAPVVYCSINRKPKRGHYSCKFYTLLEEPSGFGEHEITDLHNQLAEQLIREIPEYWLWSHNRWKRKRRK; this is encoded by the coding sequence ATGAAACAAAAAGCGTTAAACGCATTAATCTATATTATATCTCTTCTCCCCTATTGGTTTCTGTATTTGATCTCCGATGGGCTTTATTACATACTTTATTATATCATAGAATATAGAAAGAATATTGTATTTCAGAATCTAAAAAATGCTTTTCCTGAAAAAACGGATAAAGAGCGGCTTCTTATTGCTAAAAAGTTTTACCGTTTTTTTCCGGACCTCATTGTGGAGTCGATCAAATTGAAAACAATTACTGCTAAAGAAGTTAAAAAAAGAATGATTTTGGAAAATGCGGAAGAATTGACAAGACACCTTGAGGCCGGCAAGAATGTCATTGGTGTAACGTCACATTACGGCAACTGGGAGCTCGGTATACATCGTTTGAGTTTAATCACAAACTTTCCAACGTTGATCGTATACAAACCACTCAATAACAAAGATATTGACAAGGTTTACAATGGCATGCGGGGCCGGTTTGGTGCCGAAATGGTACCTATGAAACAGATACTCCGTCATATCGTAAAATTAAAGGGCCAACCTAATGTCAGCATACTGGTCGCCGATCAAACCCCTTTGTATTCGGATTCCGATTACTTTATTAATTGGCTAAATCAAGAGACATTGGTCTATACCGGAGCCGAAAGGCTTTCTCGAATAAGTAAAGCGCCGGTCGTTTATTGTTCAATCAACAGAAAACCTAAAAGAGGTCATTATTCCTGTAAATTTTACACCTTACTCGAAGAGCCAAGCGGCTTTGGAGAACATGAAATAACCGATTTACATAATCAGCTTGCTGAGCAGCTTATCCGTGAGATCCCAGAATATTGGTTATGGTCGCATAACCGCTGGAAAAGAAAACGTAGAAAATGA
- a CDS encoding glycosyltransferase family 2 protein: MSKLPKVAVVILNWNGRFFLEKFLPSVYNSSYPNVEFVIGDNASDDDSISFVRQYYPTITILENDRNYGFAGGYNKILQRVNADYYVLLNSDVEVSQNWIEPVIEYLERNPSLAAAQPKIRSFHDKQKFEHAGAAGGYLDYFGFPFCRGRILHEVEDDEGQYDEESEIFWASGAALFIRSEAWKVAEGLDEDFFAHMEEIDLCWRLKKMGYGIGYCPKSIVYHVGGGTLNASNPKKTYLNFRNNMVMLQKNLPLGKAIFIIFIRLWFDFAALAKFLIDRKPKDAWAISRAHQYFFLNIFKNAKKRKKHNYLENTKGQYKKSIIVDFYMNSKHKFSQLKSSDFK, from the coding sequence ATGAGTAAATTACCAAAAGTAGCTGTTGTTATCCTCAATTGGAACGGTCGATTTTTTTTAGAAAAATTTTTACCATCTGTTTATAATAGCTCATACCCAAATGTCGAATTTGTAATTGGTGACAATGCCTCCGATGATGATTCAATTTCATTTGTGAGACAGTATTACCCTACCATTACAATTCTCGAAAATGATCGAAACTATGGCTTCGCAGGCGGCTATAACAAGATATTGCAGCGTGTAAACGCAGATTATTATGTGTTGCTCAATTCGGATGTTGAAGTGAGTCAAAATTGGATCGAACCAGTCATAGAATACTTGGAAAGAAACCCATCTTTGGCAGCTGCACAGCCCAAAATACGCTCATTCCATGATAAGCAGAAGTTTGAACATGCTGGAGCAGCTGGGGGATATTTGGATTACTTTGGATTCCCTTTCTGCAGAGGTAGGATTCTACATGAAGTAGAAGACGACGAAGGACAGTACGATGAGGAATCAGAAATTTTTTGGGCCTCAGGAGCTGCACTTTTTATCCGTTCGGAAGCCTGGAAGGTTGCGGAGGGCCTAGATGAAGATTTCTTTGCGCATATGGAAGAAATTGACTTGTGCTGGCGATTGAAAAAGATGGGATATGGAATTGGCTATTGCCCCAAATCTATCGTTTACCACGTTGGAGGCGGAACGCTCAATGCTAGCAATCCCAAAAAAACCTATCTCAATTTTAGGAATAATATGGTTATGCTGCAAAAAAACCTGCCCTTAGGCAAAGCAATATTTATTATTTTCATCCGACTATGGTTTGATTTTGCTGCGCTTGCCAAATTCCTTATCGATCGAAAACCCAAAGATGCCTGGGCTATCAGCCGTGCGCATCAGTATTTCTTCCTAAATATTTTTAAAAATGCTAAAAAACGTAAAAAACACAACTATCTGGAAAATACAAAAGGACAGTACAAGAAGTCAATTATTGTGGATTTCTACATGAATAGCAAACATAAATTTTCTCAGCTAAAATCAAGTGATTTCAAATAG
- the ligA gene encoding NAD-dependent DNA ligase LigA, which translates to MLAMDIEKKIKDLTAELNQYNYQYYVLANSVISDYDFDLKLKELEALEAQYPAFADPNSPTQRVGGDITSRFQTERHRWPMLSLGNTYSQEELLDFDQRIRKIIGDQFEYVCELKFDGLSISLTYENGKLSKAVTRGDGTQGDVVTNNVKTIRSIPIKLKEGAYPAQFEIRGEIFMHKSAFLRLNKEREDNAEPMYANPRNFASGTIKLQDSAEVAKRPLDCFLYFLYCDNRTNLFHDHWNSLNHVKEWGFHVSEHSRKCTAISDVFAFIDYWEVERHNLGYEIDGIVIKVNDYAQQEELGFTAKNPRWAISYKFKAERVETELNSISYQVGRTGAVTPVANLQPVQLAGTTVKRASLHNANEIARLDLHEHDTVFVEKGGEIIPKIIGVNYTKRLPGSTSFVYPTSCPECGSELIRQDGEAVHYCPNETGCPPQIIGKMQHFIGRKMMDIEGMGDETVDNFFKKGLLHNIVDIYGLKDHQEDLQQLERFGQKSIENMLKGIEKSKEKPFEKVLFSLGIRHVGETIAKKLALHFKNIDALAKASAEEIESVQDIGRRIAESVREYLDNPIHQEQITALRNYGLNFEIKEKEIVLTSNLLEGKTFLISGVFADHSREELAALIESHGGKMVSAISAKLSYLVAGDKMGPSKLAKAEKLGIPMINDKELFQLINPK; encoded by the coding sequence ATGTTGGCGATGGATATTGAAAAAAAGATAAAAGACTTAACCGCAGAACTCAATCAGTATAACTACCAGTACTATGTATTGGCGAACAGTGTTATTTCTGACTACGACTTCGACCTTAAACTAAAGGAACTTGAAGCCCTGGAAGCCCAATATCCAGCGTTTGCTGATCCCAATTCCCCTACACAGCGTGTTGGCGGGGATATAACTTCCCGATTTCAAACGGAAAGACACCGCTGGCCCATGCTCTCTTTAGGCAATACATACAGCCAAGAAGAATTGCTTGATTTCGACCAGCGTATCCGAAAAATCATTGGCGATCAGTTTGAATACGTCTGCGAATTAAAATTCGATGGTTTATCCATCAGCTTGACGTATGAAAATGGCAAGCTAAGTAAGGCGGTTACTCGTGGCGATGGCACGCAGGGCGATGTGGTTACCAACAATGTTAAGACAATCCGATCAATTCCGATCAAACTCAAAGAAGGAGCTTATCCAGCGCAATTCGAAATACGCGGAGAAATATTTATGCATAAATCAGCTTTTCTGCGTTTGAACAAAGAGCGCGAAGATAATGCGGAGCCAATGTATGCTAATCCGAGAAATTTCGCTTCCGGAACGATTAAACTGCAAGACTCTGCTGAGGTTGCGAAGCGACCATTAGACTGTTTCCTTTACTTTTTGTATTGCGACAACAGAACAAATCTTTTTCACGACCATTGGAATAGCTTGAACCATGTAAAAGAATGGGGATTTCATGTCAGCGAACATAGTAGAAAATGTACCGCTATAAGCGATGTATTTGCATTTATCGATTATTGGGAGGTCGAACGCCATAATCTTGGCTATGAAATCGATGGAATTGTGATTAAAGTAAATGATTATGCGCAACAGGAAGAACTTGGCTTTACCGCCAAAAATCCAAGGTGGGCAATATCCTATAAGTTCAAGGCTGAACGTGTAGAAACCGAATTGAACTCCATCAGTTATCAAGTCGGTCGTACAGGTGCTGTTACTCCAGTAGCCAATCTTCAACCTGTACAACTTGCAGGGACTACGGTCAAACGTGCGTCCCTACACAATGCAAATGAAATTGCTCGCCTGGATCTGCACGAACATGATACAGTATTTGTGGAAAAGGGGGGAGAAATCATACCCAAAATTATTGGCGTTAATTACACCAAGAGATTGCCTGGATCAACAAGCTTTGTCTACCCAACATCATGCCCCGAATGTGGCTCCGAACTCATACGCCAAGATGGCGAAGCGGTACACTACTGCCCTAATGAAACAGGGTGTCCCCCCCAAATTATTGGTAAAATGCAGCATTTTATCGGACGCAAAATGATGGACATCGAAGGTATGGGCGACGAAACGGTTGACAACTTCTTCAAAAAAGGCTTATTACACAATATTGTTGATATTTATGGCCTAAAAGACCATCAGGAAGATTTACAGCAACTGGAACGTTTCGGTCAGAAATCCATAGAAAATATGCTGAAAGGCATTGAGAAGTCTAAAGAAAAACCGTTTGAAAAAGTACTATTCTCTTTGGGCATACGTCACGTTGGTGAAACGATCGCAAAGAAATTAGCGCTGCACTTTAAAAATATTGATGCCTTGGCAAAAGCATCGGCAGAAGAAATCGAAAGCGTACAGGATATTGGACGTCGCATTGCCGAAAGCGTTAGAGAATACTTGGACAATCCGATTCATCAAGAACAGATTACGGCTTTAAGAAATTACGGCTTAAATTTTGAAATTAAGGAAAAAGAAATTGTTTTGACCAGCAACTTACTGGAAGGGAAAACTTTTTTAATATCCGGTGTCTTCGCAGACCACTCGCGGGAAGAATTAGCGGCATTGATTGAGAGTCATGGCGGAAAGATGGTTTCAGCGATTTCTGCCAAATTAAGTTATCTCGTGGCAGGAGATAAAATGGGGCCTTCTAAACTTGCGAAAGCAGAAAAATTAGGCATCCCGATGATTAATGACAAAGAACTATTCCAACTCATTAATCCAAAATAA
- the dapA gene encoding 4-hydroxy-tetrahydrodipicolinate synthase, translating into MNELHGAGVALVTPFNSDESVDFEALGQLIDLQINEGMDYLVSLGTTGEVATLTNDERKRIWDFTVKRVNGRLPLVAGIGGNNTAEIVEQIKNFDSTGFCAILSVSPYYNKPTQEGIYQHYKAVAAASPLPIILYNVPGRTGSNISAQTTLRLANDFFNIVAIKEASGNFAQFSEILRDKPKDFLLISGDDPVTLPMMALGAAGIISVIGNALPKKVATLTKLCAEGNYIDARSIHQELLDITELCFIEGNPAGVKYILQELGIGKDILRLPLVRISTNTQAAIKEELKKIK; encoded by the coding sequence ATGAACGAGCTTCACGGCGCAGGAGTAGCATTAGTCACTCCTTTTAACTCAGATGAATCTGTTGATTTCGAAGCATTGGGTCAGCTTATTGACTTGCAGATCAACGAAGGTATGGACTATTTGGTTTCTTTAGGTACAACTGGAGAAGTTGCCACATTGACCAATGATGAACGAAAGCGCATCTGGGATTTTACTGTCAAGCGCGTGAACGGTAGATTACCTCTGGTTGCTGGTATCGGTGGAAACAATACGGCTGAGATTGTGGAGCAAATCAAAAATTTTGATTCAACTGGATTTTGTGCGATTCTATCCGTTTCTCCATATTATAACAAACCGACTCAAGAGGGAATTTATCAACATTATAAAGCTGTTGCAGCAGCATCTCCCCTGCCTATTATTTTATACAATGTACCTGGACGCACAGGGAGCAATATTTCTGCACAGACAACATTACGATTAGCGAATGATTTTTTTAATATCGTTGCTATCAAAGAAGCTTCGGGTAACTTTGCTCAGTTCAGTGAAATCTTACGGGATAAACCAAAAGATTTTTTACTGATTTCTGGTGATGATCCCGTTACCTTGCCAATGATGGCTCTTGGTGCTGCCGGCATCATTTCAGTAATCGGAAATGCTTTACCGAAAAAAGTAGCAACCTTAACAAAATTATGTGCCGAAGGGAATTATATCGACGCTAGATCGATACATCAAGAACTATTGGATATTACCGAACTATGTTTTATTGAAGGAAATCCCGCTGGCGTAAAATATATACTTCAAGAATTGGGTATTGGAAAAGATATATTACGCCTTCCCTTAGTGCGTATAAGTACAAATACTCAGGCTGCTATAAAAGAAGAGTTAAAAAAAATTAAGTAA
- the rpsF gene encoding 30S ribosomal protein S6, whose protein sequence is MQQYESVIVLTPLLSDDAAKEVIAKFKNILTEGGAEIVAEDNWGLKKLAYPIQKKTTGFYHLTEFKAPGELINKLEVEYKRDERIMRFLTVSLDKHAKAYNEKKRSGAFNKKAETKTEEGAN, encoded by the coding sequence ATGCAACAGTACGAATCTGTAATCGTTCTTACCCCGTTGCTTTCTGATGATGCTGCGAAAGAAGTAATCGCAAAATTCAAAAACATCTTAACAGAAGGCGGAGCCGAGATTGTCGCTGAAGACAATTGGGGTTTGAAAAAATTAGCGTATCCAATCCAGAAAAAAACTACTGGATTTTATCACTTAACTGAATTCAAGGCTCCAGGTGAATTAATCAATAAATTAGAGGTTGAATACAAACGTGATGAGCGCATTATGCGTTTCTTGACTGTAAGTTTAGACAAACATGCCAAAGCTTACAACGAGAAAAAACGTAGCGGTGCATTCAACAAAAAAGCTGAAACTAAAACTGAGGAGGGCGCAAACTAA
- the rpsR gene encoding 30S ribosomal protein S18, translating into MANENIQYVTAPKVEDNRKKYCRFKKNGIKYIDYKDANFLMKFVNDQGKILPRRLTGTSLKFQRKVAQAVKRARHIGLLPYLADAIK; encoded by the coding sequence ATGGCTAACGAAAATATCCAATACGTAACTGCTCCTAAAGTAGAGGACAATCGTAAAAAATACTGTCGTTTCAAAAAGAATGGTATCAAATATATCGATTATAAAGATGCTAACTTCTTGATGAAATTTGTAAATGATCAAGGTAAAATCTTACCTCGTCGTTTGACTGGTACATCTTTGAAATTTCAACGTAAAGTAGCTCAAGCTGTTAAACGTGCTCGTCACATCGGCTTGTTACCTTACTTAGCTGATGCAATTAAATAA
- the rplI gene encoding 50S ribosomal protein L9, whose amino-acid sequence MEVILKQDIKGLGEQNDIVNVKPGFGRNYLIPQGFAIQATESAKKVLAENIKQAQFKQDKIKKDATELAGKLETIKLSIGAKAGESGKIFGKVNSIQIADALKAKGFDVDRRRITFEVEPKEVGEYIANLNLHKEVKVQVPFEVIAE is encoded by the coding sequence ATGGAAGTAATTTTAAAACAAGATATCAAAGGCTTAGGTGAGCAAAACGATATCGTTAATGTAAAACCAGGTTTCGGTCGTAACTACTTAATCCCTCAAGGATTTGCAATCCAAGCGACTGAATCTGCAAAAAAAGTTTTAGCTGAGAACATTAAACAAGCTCAGTTTAAACAAGACAAAATCAAAAAAGACGCAACTGAATTAGCTGGTAAATTAGAAACTATCAAACTTTCAATTGGTGCTAAAGCAGGTGAATCTGGTAAAATCTTTGGTAAAGTAAATAGTATTCAAATTGCTGATGCATTGAAAGCGAAAGGTTTTGACGTTGATCGTCGTCGTATCACTTTCGAAGTAGAACCTAAAGAAGTAGGTGAATATATCGCTAACTTAAACTTACACAAAGAAGTGAAAGTTCAAGTTCCTTTCGAAGTAATTGCTGAGTAA
- the trxA gene encoding thioredoxin, translated as MALEITDSNFEEVVLKADKPVLIDFWAEWCGPCRMVGPVVEELAKDYEGKAVIGKVNVDENPEISVRYGIRNIPALLFFKNGEIVDKQIGAVPKSVLNEKLEKQLA; from the coding sequence ATGGCATTAGAAATTACAGATAGCAACTTTGAAGAAGTTGTTTTAAAAGCAGACAAACCAGTATTAATCGATTTTTGGGCAGAGTGGTGTGGACCATGTCGTATGGTAGGTCCTGTAGTGGAGGAATTGGCGAAGGATTATGAAGGAAAAGCGGTTATTGGGAAAGTCAACGTGGATGAGAATCCAGAGATTTCAGTACGTTATGGAATTCGTAATATCCCTGCTTTGTTATTCTTCAAAAATGGAGAAATTGTTGATAAGCAAATCGGTGCTGTTCCAAAGTCTGTTTTGAACGAGAAATTAGAAAAGCAACTGGCTTAA